The Rhododendron vialii isolate Sample 1 chromosome 5a, ASM3025357v1 genome contains a region encoding:
- the LOC131327979 gene encoding protein SOB FIVE-LIKE 5-like, translating into MNGILAASECSSGCESGWTLYLDPSFLTPFPSLKGNDLVYSKGKVGDEEEEEEEEDSSMVSDASSGPPILQEDCEYGNSGNGCFCRAPIEEKNRGKGKKSGENGRRRFEEHSSLLDDTASSPIFNFSQQLNNNNYTVPSNQASMENILDFSESCSGTHFEVRSALHEPFGFFQSSLPGNQLQQNQWFREKMGMR; encoded by the exons ATGAATGGCATTTTAGCTGCTTCAGAGTGCAGCAGTGGTTGCGAGTCCGGTTGGACTCTGTACTTGGACCCCTCTTTTCTCACCCCATTTCCTTCACTCAAAGGCAATGACCTTGTTTACAGTAAAGGAAAAGTgggagatgaggaggaagaagaggaggaagaggactCGTCTATGGTTTCGGACGCGTCTTCCGGGCCTCCGATTCTCCAGGAGGATTGTGAGTATGGAAATTCTGGCAATGGGTGCTTTTGTCGCGCACCCATTGAGGAGAAAAACAGGGGAAAGGGGAAGAAGAGCGGGGAGAATGGGCGTCGGAGATTCGAAGAACATTCTTCTTTACTTGATGACACGGCTAGCTCCCCTATCTTCAATTTCTCCCAACAATTGAACAAT AATAATTACACAGTACCTAGTAATCAAGCTTCAATGGAGAATATCTTGGATTTTTCAGAGAGTTGCTCTGGAACCCATTTTGAG GTGAGGTCTGCATTGCATGAGCCATTTGGTTTCTTCCAGTCTTCTCTCCCTGGAAACCAACTGCAGCAGAACCA GTGGTTTAGAGAGAAGATGGGGATGAGATGA